The following are from one region of the Capsicum annuum cultivar UCD-10X-F1 unplaced genomic scaffold, UCD10Xv1.1 ctg997, whole genome shotgun sequence genome:
- the LOC124895796 gene encoding uncharacterized protein LOC124895796, translated as MQGCHLFLRRPWQSDRLSKHDRRTNQYSFAFNGQKFTHHLLSSSQVNEGYQKLRELKEKGKKQGEKEDQIEECDEEEEKGRLKEKSPLVMLSRNKDLFKEHDEKTPMLLLAHDFYANHSTSSIPHSISPVLKDYGDVFPKEFPQGLPPLQAIEHQINFMSGSQLPNKPAYQSNPKDTKEL; from the coding sequence ATGCAAGGTTGTCATCTCTTTCTTAGAAGACCATGGCAATCTGATCGTTTAAGCAAGCATGATAGGAGGACTAATCAGTACTCTTTTGCATTTAATGGTCAGAAATTCACTCACCATCTTCTTTCTTCATCTCAAGTGAATGAGGGTTACCAAAAattaagagaattgaaagagaagggTAAGAAACAAGGTGAGAAGGAGGACCAAATTGAGGAGTGTGATGAAGAAGAGGAGAAGGGAAGGTTAAAAGAGAAGAGTCCCTTGGTGATGTTGTCTAGGAACAAAGATCTTTTCAAAGAGCATGATGAGAAGACACCCATGCTCCTCCTAGCCCATGATTTTTATGCTAACCACTCTACTTCTTCTATCCCCCATTCTATTTCCCCTGTTTTGAAGGATTATGGAGATGTGTTCCCAAAGGAGTTTCCCCAAGGATTACCCCCACTTCAGGCAATTGagcatcaaattaattttatgtcGGGTTCTCAATTACCCAACAAACCGGCCTACCAAAGTAATCCAAAGGACACAAAAGAGCTCTAA